A region from the Chlamydiales bacterium genome encodes:
- a CDS encoding glucose-6-phosphate dehydrogenase assembly protein OpcA, with protein sequence MPGETPVKTSEIQSTLTRIWNDLDGTNKMRACLFNLIFYTESGQRADYIREIAHKVVEKFPSRIIFISSDKNAPVGSLSAKVSVITATTGESDVACDLIEIDVAKSEHSRVPFVILPHILPDLPVYFLWGEDPKIDDPIFKEISKFSTRIIFDSEASEALPPFAKSLLHQYTVLHNDVADLNWARIENWRDVLSTTFCTPNKLAHLENASEISISFNAASSTFFCHTNIQALYLQAWIAGQLNWSLTKTEKQKETLKFTYNKASGPVTVLLSPAQCANLAPGMVSSFDLSTNDQFHYNYACHPDQPHKIVLNFSTHELCEMPSEFLFQKGEKGQSLVKEICHRGMSSHYLKVLEQICKIDVRLLC encoded by the coding sequence ATGCCTGGAGAAACTCCCGTTAAAACCTCTGAAATCCAGTCGACCCTCACTCGAATCTGGAATGATCTTGATGGAACGAACAAGATGAGAGCGTGCCTCTTCAATCTTATTTTCTACACCGAGTCTGGCCAGCGCGCTGATTACATTCGCGAAATTGCACACAAAGTCGTAGAGAAGTTCCCCTCTCGAATCATCTTCATCTCATCTGACAAAAATGCCCCAGTTGGGTCTCTTTCCGCTAAGGTTTCGGTGATTACAGCAACAACTGGCGAGTCGGATGTTGCTTGCGATCTGATCGAGATCGATGTAGCAAAATCGGAACATTCACGAGTGCCCTTTGTTATCCTCCCTCATATTCTACCCGATCTACCAGTCTACTTCCTCTGGGGAGAGGACCCTAAAATCGACGATCCGATTTTCAAGGAAATAAGTAAATTTTCGACACGCATTATCTTTGATTCTGAAGCTTCAGAGGCACTACCCCCATTTGCGAAATCGCTTCTACATCAATACACCGTCCTGCACAACGATGTTGCCGATTTGAATTGGGCGAGAATAGAGAATTGGCGCGACGTCCTTTCGACCACATTCTGTACACCTAACAAGCTAGCCCATCTAGAAAATGCTAGCGAGATTAGCATCTCATTTAACGCAGCATCCTCGACTTTCTTCTGCCACACCAATATCCAAGCCCTCTACTTGCAAGCTTGGATTGCAGGCCAATTAAACTGGAGTCTTACAAAAACAGAGAAGCAGAAAGAGACGCTCAAGTTCACTTATAACAAGGCTAGCGGACCCGTCACAGTTCTTCTCTCACCTGCACAGTGCGCTAATCTAGCACCTGGCATGGTCTCTTCCTTCGATTTGAGTACTAACGATCAATTTCACTATAATTACGCCTGCCATCCCGATCAGCCGCACAAGATCGTCCTGAATTTCTCTACCCATGAACTATGCGAAATGCCCTCCGAATTCCTCTTCCAGAAGGGAGAGAAAGGACAATCTCTTGTTAAAGAGATCTGTCATCGCGGCATGAGCTCGCACTACCTAAAAGTGCTCGAGCAGATCTGCAAGATCGATGTGAGGCTCTTGTGCTAA
- the zwf gene encoding glucose-6-phosphate dehydrogenase: MTQASSHPLEEPGVSNRFIDPCIVVIFGATGDLTARKLMPALYNLTRAGELPPQFACVGFARREKTHEQFREEMHKAIGSYSRVKPIDESIWATFKEQIFYHVSEFHLDEGYERLKKFLDELDTRLGTRANRVFYLSTQPSFFTLICEKLHKSGLIYDAKTVTDKWSRVIIEKPFGHDLNSAIALQKELTQFLDEEQIFRIDHYLGKETVQNIMIFRFANSIFESLWNNRHIDHVQITVAEDIGIGTRGAFWEEAGLLRDIIQNHVMQLLCLVAMEPPVNLSADAIHNEKVKVLEAIRTVGKDAVVRGQYAPGFISGDPVIGYREEKNVNPQSNVETYAALRLDIDNWRWSGVPFYVRAGKRLPKRGTEIAITFKDPPGVLFQQNGKQNESNVLAIRIQPDEGSSLKINCKVPGTKGPIQPVKMDFRYGAYFGMAPPEAYERLICDCIFGDRTLFAREDEVLNSWKLLTPVLEKWAKETPKEFPNYKSGSWGPAEADELLARDNRKWRLI; the protein is encoded by the coding sequence ATGACACAAGCCTCTTCACATCCTCTGGAAGAACCTGGGGTATCAAATCGCTTTATCGATCCTTGTATTGTCGTTATCTTCGGGGCAACAGGAGATCTCACTGCTCGCAAACTCATGCCTGCACTCTATAATCTCACAAGAGCTGGCGAGCTACCTCCCCAGTTTGCGTGCGTCGGTTTTGCGCGTAGAGAGAAGACTCACGAGCAGTTCCGCGAAGAGATGCATAAAGCAATTGGCAGCTACTCGCGCGTAAAGCCTATCGACGAATCGATCTGGGCCACTTTCAAGGAGCAGATCTTCTACCACGTCTCCGAGTTTCATTTAGACGAGGGCTACGAGCGCCTTAAAAAGTTTCTCGATGAACTCGATACGCGCTTGGGAACAAGAGCTAATCGAGTCTTCTACCTATCGACTCAACCCAGCTTTTTTACACTGATCTGCGAGAAGCTTCACAAGTCTGGTCTGATCTACGATGCGAAAACAGTGACAGACAAGTGGTCGCGCGTGATCATCGAAAAACCGTTTGGGCACGATCTAAACTCGGCTATCGCTCTACAAAAAGAGTTAACCCAGTTTTTAGACGAAGAGCAGATCTTCCGCATCGACCACTACCTGGGCAAAGAGACAGTTCAAAACATCATGATCTTCCGCTTTGCTAACTCGATCTTCGAATCTCTCTGGAATAATCGCCACATCGACCACGTGCAGATCACCGTAGCAGAAGATATCGGCATCGGCACACGCGGAGCCTTCTGGGAAGAGGCGGGTCTTCTGCGAGACATTATCCAGAACCACGTGATGCAGCTTCTCTGTCTTGTCGCGATGGAGCCTCCAGTTAACCTGTCGGCAGATGCGATCCACAACGAGAAGGTAAAAGTACTTGAAGCCATACGCACAGTTGGCAAAGACGCCGTTGTTAGAGGGCAGTATGCTCCGGGCTTTATCTCTGGGGATCCTGTCATTGGATACCGAGAAGAGAAGAATGTGAATCCGCAGTCTAACGTCGAGACCTATGCAGCTCTGAGGCTAGACATAGATAACTGGCGCTGGTCGGGAGTCCCCTTCTACGTTCGCGCTGGTAAAAGACTGCCCAAGAGAGGAACAGAGATTGCCATCACATTCAAAGATCCTCCTGGAGTCCTCTTTCAACAGAACGGGAAGCAGAACGAATCCAATGTACTAGCCATCCGCATCCAACCGGACGAGGGCTCTTCTCTTAAAATAAACTGTAAAGTACCTGGCACGAAGGGTCCAATTCAGCCTGTAAAAATGGATTTTCGCTACGGCGCTTATTTCGGCATGGCACCTCCTGAAGCCTATGAAAGGCTGATCTGCGACTGCATCTTTGGAGACCGCACTCTTTTTGCCAGAGAAGATGAAGTTTTAAATTCTTGGAAGCTTTTGACTCCTGTACTAGAAAAGTGGGCAAAAGAGACTCCTAAAGAGTTTCCTAATTACAAATCGGGGAGCTGGGGCCCTGCAGAAGCGGACGAGCTGCTTGCACGCGACAATCGGAAATGGAGACTCATCTAA
- the ruvX gene encoding Holliday junction resolvase RuvX codes for MARVAALDFGKARIGLALSDERQMIALPRAAILTKKTLEETAAHVWRELLLLGPLQTIIIGLPLFLNGKESPMSTEVRSFAALLEKESNLPVVLRDERLTTAMGERMLKEADVGHKKRKGVIDGISATILLQNFLDSKHY; via the coding sequence GTGGCACGAGTAGCAGCTCTAGATTTTGGAAAGGCGCGCATCGGTCTTGCCCTCTCGGATGAGCGCCAGATGATCGCGCTTCCTCGCGCTGCAATTCTTACAAAAAAAACCTTGGAAGAGACAGCTGCTCACGTCTGGAGAGAGCTCCTTCTTCTTGGGCCACTCCAAACTATCATCATCGGCCTGCCTCTCTTTTTAAATGGAAAAGAGAGCCCAATGTCCACTGAGGTGCGGAGTTTCGCCGCACTTTTAGAAAAGGAGTCCAACCTCCCAGTCGTTCTACGCGATGAGAGATTGACAACCGCAATGGGCGAGCGCATGCTGAAAGAGGCAGACGTCGGACATAAAAAACGCAAAGGCGTAATTGATGGGATCTCGGCAACGATTCTTCTTCAAAATTTTCTCGATTCCAAACATTATTAA